The following proteins are co-located in the Onychomys torridus chromosome 6, mOncTor1.1, whole genome shotgun sequence genome:
- the Tspan2 gene encoding tetraspanin-2 — translation MGRFRGGLRCIKYLLLGFNLLFWLAGSAVIAFGLWFRFGGTMKDLSSEDKSPEYFYVGLYVLVGAGALMMAVGFFGCCGAMRESQCVLGSFFTCLLVIFAAEVTTGVFAFIGKDVAIRHVQTMYEEAYSDYLKDRGRGNGTLTTFHSAFQCCGKESSEQVQPTCPKELPDHKNCIDNIETIISVKLQLIGIVGIGIAGLTIFGMIFSMVLCCAIRHSRDVI, via the exons CTGGCCGGATCAGCCGTCATTGCTTTTGGACTATGGTTTCGGTTCGGAGGCACCATGAAGGATTTATCGTCAGAGGACAAGTCCCCAGAGTATTTCTATGTAG GGCTCTATGTGTTGGTTGGAGCTGGGGCCCTGATGATGGCCGTGGGATTCTTCGGGTGCTGTGGAGCCATGCGTGAGTCACAGTGTGTGCTCGGATCA TTTTTTACCTGTCTGCTGGTGATATTTGCCGCCGAAGTAACAACTGGAGTATTTGCTTTTATAGGCAAGGACGTA GCTATACGGCATGTACAGACCATGTATGAGGAGGCATACAGCGATTACCTTAAAGACAGGGGAAGAGGAAATGGTACTCTCACTACCTTCCACTCAGCA TTTCAGTGCTGTGGGAAAGAAAGTTCCGAACAAGTCCAGCCCACCTGCCCAAAGGAGCTTCCAGACCACAAG aatTGCATTGACAACATTGAAACCATAATCAGTGTTAAGCTCCAGCTCATTGGAATTGTTGGTATTGGGATTGCGGGTCTCACG ATCTTTGGCATGATATTCAGCATGGTGCTTTGCTGTGCAATACGACACTCACGAGATGTGATCTGA
- the Tshb gene encoding thyrotropin subunit beta produces MNRVWVIIASTRPCKVSMNAIILLSMLFALAYGQAASFCIPTEYTMFVDRKECAYCLTINTTICAGYCMTRDINGKLFLPKSVLSQDVCTYRDFIYRTVEIPGCPHHVAPYFSYPVAISCKCGRCNTDYSDCIHEAVKTNYCTKPQTFYLGGFSV; encoded by the exons ATGAACAGAGTCTGGGTCATCATAGCATCAACTCGCCCATGCAAAGTAAG CATGAATGCTATCATCCTGCTCTCCATGCTTTTTGCTCTTGCATATGGGCAAGCAGCATCTTTTTGTATTCCAACTGAATATACAATGTTCGTGGATAGGAAAGAGTGTGCCTATTGCCTAACCATCAACACCACCATCTGTGCCGGGTATTGTATGACACGG GATATCAATGGCAAGCTGTTTCTTCCCAAATCTGTACTCTCCCAGGATGTTTGTACATACAGAGACTTCATCTACAGAACTGTGGAAATACCAGGATGCCCACACCATGTTGCTCCTTATTTCTCCTACCCTGTTGCCATAAGCTGCAAGTGTGGCAGGTGTAATACTGATTATAGTGACTGTATACATGAGGCTGTCAAGACCAACTATTGCACCAAGCCACAGACATTCTATCTGGGGGGATTTTCAGTCTAA